The proteins below come from a single Eptesicus fuscus isolate TK198812 chromosome 5, DD_ASM_mEF_20220401, whole genome shotgun sequence genomic window:
- the LOC103287298 gene encoding LOW QUALITY PROTEIN: D-3-phosphoglycerate dehydrogenase-like (The sequence of the model RefSeq protein was modified relative to this genomic sequence to represent the inferred CDS: substituted 1 base at 1 genomic stop codon), whose amino-acid sequence MAFANLQKVLICDSLDPCCQKILQDGGLQVVEEQNLSKEELIAELQDCKGLILCSATKMTADIINTAEKLQVVGRAGTCIGNVDLEAATRKGILVMNTPNGNRLSAAELTCGMIMCLARQIPQTMASMKNGKWNRKKFVGTRWNGKTLGILGLGRIRREVAVWMHSFGMKTVGYDPIISPEVLASFSIQQLPLEEIWPLCDFITAHTPLPPSRTGLLNNSTFALCKKGVRVVNCACGGIVDKGALLQALQSGQCAGTALDMFTEERPRDRALVDHENIISCPLLGASTKEAQSRCGEEITVQFMDMVKGRAIAGVVNAQALTRAFSPCTKPWIGLAEALGTLMXAWAGSPKGTIQVVTQGLSLKNARNCLSPTVIVGLLKDASNHADVNAKLLVKEAGLNVTTSHNPTVPGEQGCGEGLLSMALAGAPYQALGFVQGTTPVLQALNGASFRPEVPLHRGLPLLLFCAQPSNPAMLPTMTGLLAEAGMQLLSYQTLVVSDGETWHVMGISSLLSSLDTRKQHVTEAFQFHF is encoded by the coding sequence ATGGCTTTTGCAAATCTACAGAAAGTGCTCATCTGTGACAGCCTGGACCCTTGCTGCCAGAAGATCCTGCAAGATGGAGGGCTACAGGTGGTGGAGGAGCAGAACCTGAGCAAAGAGGAGCTGATAGCCGAGCTGCAGGACTGCAAAGGCCTTATCCTCTGCTCAGCCACCAAGATGACTGCAGATATCATCAACACAGCAGAGAAGCTCCAGGTGGTGGGCAGAGCCGGCACCTGCATCGGCAACGTGGATCTGGAGGCCGCCACGAGGAAGGGCATCCTGGTCATGAACACTCCCAATGGGAACAGACTTAGTGCTGCGGAGCTCACCTGTGGGATGATCATGTGTCTGGCCAGGCAGATTCCCCAGACTATGGCTTCGATGAAGAATGGCAAATGGAACCGAAAGAAGTTCGTGGGAACCAGATGGAATGGAAAGACCCTGGGAATTCTTGGCCTGGGGAGGATCAGGAGAGAGGTGGCTGTCTGGATGCATTCCTTCGGGATGAAGACTGTAGGGTATGACCCCATCATCTCACCAGAGGTCTTGGCCTCCTTCAGCattcagcagctgcccctggaggagatctggcccctctgtgacttcaTCACTGCGCACACCCCTCTCCCGCCCTCCAGGACAGGCCTGCTAAACAACAGCACCTTCGCCTTGTGCAAGAAGGGTGTGCGTGTGGTGAACTGTGCCTGCGGAGGGATCGTGGACAAGggtgccctgctccaggccctgcagtCGGGGCAGTGTGCGGGCACAGCGCTGGACATGTTCACGGAGGAGCGGCCTCGGGACCGTGCCTTGGTGGACCACGAGAACATCATTAGCTGCCCCCTCCTGGGCGCcagcaccaaggaggcccagagccgCTGTGGGGAGGAGATCACTGTCCAGTTCATGGACATGGTGAAGGGGAGAGCCATCGCGGGGGTCGTGAATGCCCAGGCCCTTACCAGGGCCTTCTCTCCGTGCACCAAACCTTGGATCGGTCTGGCAGAAGCTCTGGGAACTCTGATGTGAGCCTGGGCAGGGTCCCCCAAAGGGACCATCCAGGTGGTAACGCAGGGCTTATCCCTGAAGAATGCCAGGAACTGCCTGAGCCCCACAGTCATTGTCGGCCTCCTCAAAGATGCTTCCAATCATGCGGATGTGAACGCTAagctgctggtgaaggaggccGGCCTCAATGTAACCACCTCCCATAACCCCACTGTGCCAGGAGAGCAAGGATGTGGGGAAGGCCTCCTGAGCatggccctggcaggtgcccccTACCAGGCTCTGGGCTTTGTCCAGGGCACCACACCTGTGCTTCAGGCACTCAACGGAGCTTCCTTCAGACCAGAAGTGCCTCTCCACAGGggtctgcccctgctcctgttcTGCGCTCAGCCCTCCAACCCTGCCATGCTGCCTACCATGActgggctcctggcagaggcaggcatgcagctGCTGTCCTACCAGACCCTGGTGGTGTCCGATGGGGAGACCTGGCATGTCATGGGcatctcctccctgctgtccAGCCTGGACACCAGGAAGCAGCATGTGACTGAGgcctttcagtttcatttctga